The DNA region TGTGTGTCGTCGTTGAGCGTGTAGATCCCGAGGCCGTTCGTATCGTTCACCCGGTTGGCGAAGACGTACAGGAATTTGAACACGGTGTTGCTGTCGAGGTGCTGGAGGAGGGACGAAACGGAGATGAGGCCGTACCTGATGTCCGAAACACCTCGTTTGTGAAACTGGTTGAACAGTTTTGCCGTTCCGATGCTGATCCCGGTCAGGTCGGCCGGCGAGGAGACCGATTCCGTCATCTCTTCGATCATCGAGCACGTGTTACGCCCGCCGCAGTTGAGGACGCCAATCTGCTTCCGATCCAGCGACGAAACGTGTCGCTCGAGGTCGCTGAACAGCCGTTCTGCGTTGCCCGTGGTGATGCACAGAATGCCGTCACCCGATTCGTAGCCGATTGCGAGCAAGCGAAGTGCTATTTCGCGCTTTCCGCTCATCGACGGCCCGACGACTGCGACGTTCGTCCCCGGCTCGAGCTCCTCGAGTAACCCGTCGGGGAGTACTCCCGCGACGTCGTACCCGTCGGTCATCGTTCCTCCTCGGCGTCGGTGACCCGGTCGAATGCGGCCGAACCGTCCTGGTCGTCTCCGTCAGCGTCGTCGGCCAGTTCACGGATCGCACTGACGAAGTCGATATCGGAGGCCATGTCCCCG from Natronosalvus rutilus includes:
- a CDS encoding DUF7504 family protein, whose translation is MTDGYDVAGVLPDGLLEELEPGTNVAVVGPSMSGKREIALRLLAIGYESGDGILCITTGNAERLFSDLERHVSSLDRKQIGVLNCGGRNTCSMIEEMTESVSSPADLTGISIGTAKLFNQFHKRGVSDIRYGLISVSSLLQHLDSNTVFKFLYVFANRVNDTNGLGIYTLNDDTHDAQVINTVRGQFDGVIELRETDASDWECRVRGFGRKSTAWTTLE